In the genome of Myroides phaeus, one region contains:
- a CDS encoding site-specific recombinase, protein MLQSPQGVEELFNKYVIDGKVYATDDLLFIVDLVHIFRPNNVKKVKRVSIDALLAYLKTHEVERIALSKYLKELLSNRHFSRMVSDAGILQDSEFFREVKKRLWAKVLPYQPEKDTYEYVLNQAFYKHTDAEWVSMIPETQLLELFQELNFTDLFNDNKEGSVLNELLCSIDIITQRMSGRAMESNIINMVPEYSHLESPFRALEQEFTIILQSIQNGDMKFLYDSDINYKQIVILQKQCQEFVNQAFKNSSKYGISIKVNQSLLRLRQQLSRVNVLISLLVIKEDTAELKQKNSINLALKLIEYNCYKYNVSGLIKESTQLISYEITQHTAKTGEHYITNSGKEYWNMFKGSMGAGIVVGFLCIFKVFAHHADVSAFGEAMLYSLNYAVGFCLIYLLGFTLATKQPAMTAATIIKAIEDGRKQHIDNVEKHIGFAKLFARLFRSQFIAFIGNVILAFPVALLLIWSIDTVFDVNIAAHDWEKMLVDADPIKSRALFHAGIAGIFLFLSGIISGNVSNKNKHNKVLYRIQEHPVLKRNFGIKRTTSLANWIDTKWPGLVSNIWFGVFMGTCGTIGAFIGLGIDIRHITFVSGNIALGLYGSGFDAPVDMLVMAFIGMWLIGFMNFMVSFGLSLFLAFRSRNIPFRETKELTKATWRHFKNFPMEFFLPTAGGVVENPNNLNGKNDSKDKKEEGHH, encoded by the coding sequence ATGTTACAATCTCCTCAAGGGGTTGAAGAATTGTTTAATAAATATGTTATTGACGGGAAGGTATATGCAACAGATGATTTACTTTTTATAGTTGATTTAGTGCATATTTTTAGACCTAATAATGTAAAGAAAGTAAAACGTGTTTCTATTGATGCTTTATTAGCATATTTAAAAACGCACGAGGTAGAGAGAATAGCCTTATCTAAATATTTAAAAGAATTATTGTCAAATCGCCATTTCAGTCGTATGGTTTCTGATGCGGGGATTTTACAAGATTCTGAGTTTTTTAGAGAGGTTAAAAAAAGGTTGTGGGCTAAGGTGTTACCTTATCAACCAGAGAAGGATACGTATGAGTATGTGCTAAACCAAGCGTTTTATAAGCATACAGATGCTGAATGGGTGAGTATGATTCCGGAAACACAGTTATTAGAGTTGTTTCAAGAGTTGAATTTTACTGATTTATTTAATGATAACAAGGAAGGCTCTGTGTTAAACGAGCTATTGTGCTCAATTGATATTATTACTCAACGTATGAGTGGTAGAGCAATGGAGAGTAATATCATTAATATGGTTCCAGAATACTCTCACTTAGAAAGCCCTTTTAGAGCTTTGGAGCAAGAGTTTACAATTATTCTGCAGAGTATTCAGAATGGAGATATGAAATTCTTATATGATAGTGATATTAATTATAAGCAAATTGTAATCCTACAGAAGCAATGCCAGGAGTTCGTTAATCAGGCATTTAAAAATAGTTCGAAGTATGGTATCTCTATCAAGGTAAACCAAAGTTTACTTCGTTTACGTCAACAGTTATCACGTGTAAACGTATTGATCTCTTTATTGGTAATTAAAGAGGATACGGCTGAACTAAAACAAAAGAACTCGATTAATTTAGCCTTAAAGCTAATCGAATATAACTGCTATAAGTACAACGTTTCTGGGCTAATAAAAGAAAGTACACAGTTAATATCTTACGAGATTACACAGCATACTGCCAAGACTGGTGAGCACTATATTACTAATAGTGGTAAGGAGTATTGGAATATGTTTAAAGGATCAATGGGTGCGGGTATTGTAGTTGGTTTCTTATGTATTTTTAAAGTATTTGCACACCACGCTGATGTGAGTGCTTTTGGAGAGGCTATGTTGTATAGTTTAAACTATGCGGTTGGTTTCTGTTTAATCTATTTGCTTGGATTTACTTTAGCAACGAAGCAACCAGCGATGACAGCTGCTACAATTATTAAGGCAATTGAAGATGGTCGTAAACAACATATTGATAACGTAGAAAAGCACATTGGCTTTGCTAAGTTGTTTGCAAGATTGTTCAGATCTCAGTTTATTGCTTTTATTGGAAACGTGATATTAGCGTTCCCAGTAGCTTTATTATTGATTTGGAGTATAGATACTGTTTTTGATGTTAATATAGCTGCTCATGATTGGGAGAAGATGTTAGTAGATGCAGATCCAATTAAATCAAGAGCTTTATTCCACGCAGGTATTGCAGGTATTTTCTTATTCTTATCTGGAATTATCTCAGGTAATGTATCGAATAAGAATAAGCACAATAAGGTGTTGTACCGTATTCAAGAGCACCCTGTATTAAAGCGAAACTTTGGTATTAAGAGAACAACGAGTTTAGCAAATTGGATAGATACAAAATGGCCAGGTTTGGTTTCTAATATTTGGTTTGGGGTATTTATGGGTACGTGTGGTACAATAGGTGCTTTTATTGGATTAGGAATTGATATTCGACACATTACTTTTGTCAGTGGTAATATCGCATTAGGACTTTACGGGTCTGGATTTGATGCACCAGTAGATATGTTAGTAATGGCGTTTATCGGGATGTGGTTAATTGGATTTATGAACTTTATGGTAAGTTTTGGATTATCATTATTCTTAGCTTTCCGCTCTCGTAATATTCCATTTAGAGAAACAAAAGAGCTTACAAAAGCTACTTGGAGACACTTTAAAAACTTTCCAATGGAGTTCTTTTTACCAACAGCAGGTGGTGTAGTTGAGAATCCAAATAACTTAAATGGGAAGAACGATTCAAAAGATAAAAAAGAAGAAGGGCATCATTAA
- the dinB gene encoding DNA polymerase IV: MNRKIIHVDMDAFYASVEQLDFPELRGKPIAVGGSEERGVVAAASYEARKFGVRSAISGAMAKKNCPHLIFVKPRFERYKEVSKVIRSIFYEYTDLVEPLALDEAFLDVTENKIGCPSATLIANEIRMKIYDRLGLTASAGISVNKFLAKIASDYNKPNGQKTIEPDEVEAFLEALEIKKFFGIGKKTANRMYHLGIFTGKDLKSKSEELLVEHFGKAGGIYYNIVRGIHNSPVRPNRTIKSVGTERTFEENLSSEVYIEGKLERIVEELSIRLKKQNVAGKTVTLKIKYSDFMQQTRSMTFAYYMSDADIILDIAKQLLYQEKLKDSVRLIGVSLSNLNTDEKKKPIAVQLSFEF, from the coding sequence ATGAATCGTAAGATTATACACGTCGATATGGATGCTTTTTACGCTTCTGTAGAACAACTTGATTTCCCTGAATTAAGAGGAAAACCAATTGCTGTAGGAGGAAGTGAAGAGAGAGGAGTGGTTGCCGCAGCAAGCTATGAAGCAAGAAAGTTTGGTGTGAGAAGTGCTATTAGTGGCGCTATGGCTAAAAAGAATTGTCCGCATCTTATTTTCGTGAAACCAAGGTTTGAACGCTATAAAGAAGTATCAAAAGTAATTCGCAGTATTTTTTATGAGTACACTGATTTGGTTGAACCATTGGCTTTAGATGAAGCTTTTTTAGATGTTACAGAAAATAAGATTGGTTGTCCAAGTGCTACGTTAATAGCTAACGAGATACGGATGAAGATATATGATCGACTTGGATTAACTGCCTCTGCGGGAATATCTGTCAATAAGTTTTTAGCTAAGATAGCAAGTGATTACAATAAGCCTAACGGGCAAAAAACAATTGAGCCAGATGAGGTGGAAGCCTTTTTAGAAGCCTTAGAGATTAAGAAGTTTTTCGGTATTGGTAAGAAAACAGCCAATAGAATGTATCACTTGGGAATTTTCACTGGAAAGGATTTAAAAAGTAAGAGTGAGGAGCTTTTGGTAGAGCACTTTGGAAAAGCAGGAGGAATCTATTATAATATAGTAAGAGGAATTCATAATTCACCAGTGCGCCCTAATCGTACGATAAAGTCTGTTGGAACAGAAAGAACTTTTGAAGAGAACTTGAGTTCGGAAGTTTATATAGAAGGCAAGTTAGAAAGAATCGTAGAGGAGCTGAGTATTCGCTTGAAAAAGCAAAATGTGGCGGGGAAGACAGTTACTTTAAAAATAAAATATTCTGATTTTATGCAGCAGACAAGAAGTATGACTTTTGCTTATTATATGTCTGATGCCGATATTATTTTAGATATTGCAAAGCAATTACTCTATCAAGAGAAGCTAAAAGATTCAGTTAGGCTAATCGGTGTATCATTATCTAACTTGAATACAGATGAAAAAAAGAAACCAATTGCTGTGCAGTTAAGTTTTGAGTTTTAA
- a CDS encoding septal ring lytic transglycosylase RlpA family protein, with product MKTYQYILSVLVIVLLSSFGGTTNVIKGTVKAEGTPVVLADSLPNINDSIVDSEEEVELVSDDTQASYYHDKFTGRKTASGQVFDNSKYTAAHKTLPFGTKVKVTNLKNKRFVILTITDRGPFVKGRGIDISKKAFHDLTDNHARGVLDVKIEKIVAENE from the coding sequence ATGAAAACATATCAATATATATTATCAGTATTAGTAATTGTACTCCTTTCAAGTTTTGGAGGAACAACTAATGTAATTAAGGGAACTGTAAAGGCAGAAGGAACACCAGTTGTGTTAGCCGATAGTTTACCTAATATTAACGATTCTATAGTTGATAGTGAAGAAGAAGTTGAGTTGGTTTCTGACGATACTCAAGCATCATATTACCACGATAAATTTACGGGTAGAAAAACGGCAAGCGGACAAGTATTTGATAATAGCAAATACACTGCAGCCCACAAAACACTGCCGTTTGGTACTAAGGTTAAGGTAACTAACCTAAAAAACAAACGCTTTGTTATTTTGACAATTACTGATAGAGGACCTTTTGTAAAAGGAAGAGGAATCGATATTTCTAAGAAAGCTTTTCACGATTTGACAGATAATCATGCAAGAGGAGTACTTGATGTGAAGATTGAAAAGATTGTAGCAGAAAATGAGTAA
- a CDS encoding CYTH domain-containing protein, whose protein sequence is MVEIERKFLVNSLNFINESHNSNKITQGYLNSSAERTVRIRLKNKDAFITVKGKSNSSGTTRFEWEKKIDYNEASQLLELCEDFVISKTRYLVKKGLHEFEIDVFHGENEGLIIAEIELKDENEAFAKPDWLGEEVTGQIEYYNSYIAKNPYKLWK, encoded by the coding sequence ATGGTAGAAATAGAAAGAAAATTTTTAGTAAACTCTCTGAATTTCATCAATGAATCTCATAATTCTAATAAGATAACCCAAGGTTACTTGAATTCTTCTGCTGAACGCACAGTTAGAATTAGGCTAAAAAATAAAGACGCATTTATTACAGTTAAAGGTAAGAGTAATTCCTCTGGTACAACACGTTTTGAATGGGAAAAAAAAATAGACTATAACGAAGCCTCTCAATTGCTTGAGTTATGTGAGGATTTTGTGATTTCTAAAACTCGATACCTTGTCAAAAAAGGGCTGCACGAATTTGAAATCGACGTTTTTCATGGTGAAAATGAAGGGTTAATTATAGCAGAAATAGAGCTTAAAGATGAAAATGAAGCTTTTGCTAAACCCGATTGGTTAGGGGAAGAGGTTACTGGTCAAATTGAGTACTACAACTCTTACATTGCCAAAAACCCTTATAAATTGTGGAAATAA
- a CDS encoding septal ring lytic transglycosylase RlpA family protein produces the protein MSKIKRVISCLFLLLFVSFWTSCSTTKGSSNRGKKEYKTDVVASYYHKKFNGKRTASGEKFHNSRMTAAHKTLPFNTVVKVTNRKNNKSVKVKINDRGPFVKGREIDLSKKAFMKISDSKKAGLLKVDIKVVK, from the coding sequence ATGAGTAAGATTAAAAGAGTAATAAGTTGTTTATTCCTACTGCTTTTTGTGTCTTTTTGGACAAGTTGTTCAACTACAAAAGGATCTTCAAATAGGGGGAAAAAGGAATATAAAACAGATGTTGTTGCAAGTTATTACCACAAAAAGTTTAATGGAAAGCGTACCGCAAGTGGGGAAAAATTCCACAATTCGAGGATGACAGCCGCACATAAGACTTTACCTTTTAATACTGTTGTCAAAGTTACAAACAGAAAAAATAATAAATCTGTTAAAGTTAAAATCAATGACAGAGGCCCTTTTGTCAAAGGGCGTGAAATTGATTTATCCAAAAAAGCTTTTATGAAAATCTCAGATAGCAAAAAAGCTGGATTATTAAAAGTTGATATTAAAGTGGTTAAATAA
- a CDS encoding monovalent cation:proton antiporter-2 (CPA2) family protein codes for MNDFLTQAFVFLFAAVVCVLISKKLGMGSVLGYLFAGVLIGPFALGFVGQDGADIMHATEFGVVMMLFLVGLELDPKEFWKIRNEIIGLGTAQAAGTTIIVAAIARWGLGLSIGTAITMGFVITMSSTAIILQTISERGLNKSNAGKSSFAVLLFQDIMVIPVMAIIPLLAVSTKEPIATAAGGSWLDGAPVFMKTLAILGAISTIFLVGNYIVNPLFRSVGRLQIREIYTASALLLVIGVSLLMQQVGLSPALGAFIAGVVLANNPYKHQLESDIEPFKALLLGIFFIAVGSTINFDIIVNQPLIILSLLVGSMAIKAIVLLAISKWKKFPKDQSFLFAILLSQVGEFAFVILALGKTINLINQQWYDYLLATTALSMVVTPILLLLNEKWISPYLGLTPSATEQQEYDDLSHISAEKKIVIAGFGDFGNTIGRLLQANDIPTLVLDNDSERVNHLRKLGFNVYYGDATSINILKSIGVDQADYVIAAMDPPEVNQHLVAVLRKNFPNVEVIVRAKNRKNAYEYLQDGLTEVYRETFFTAVYVGATMLEKVGLSHEEARTQSELFIKSDRASLRKLAKNIHNLEDYINVSRMEFAEQSSMLKDSLKHKRNPSTDEFRQE; via the coding sequence ATGAATGATTTTTTAACACAGGCATTTGTCTTTTTATTTGCCGCGGTTGTATGTGTTCTAATTTCCAAGAAATTAGGAATGGGGTCCGTATTAGGATACTTATTTGCAGGAGTACTTATTGGACCATTTGCTCTTGGTTTTGTAGGACAAGATGGTGCTGATATTATGCACGCAACAGAATTTGGTGTTGTAATGATGCTATTCTTAGTTGGACTTGAATTAGACCCTAAAGAATTCTGGAAAATTAGAAATGAAATAATCGGTTTAGGAACAGCACAAGCTGCAGGAACAACAATTATTGTTGCTGCTATTGCACGTTGGGGACTGGGCTTAAGTATTGGTACTGCTATTACAATGGGTTTTGTAATTACTATGTCATCTACGGCGATTATCTTACAAACTATTTCTGAAAGAGGTTTAAACAAATCAAACGCAGGTAAATCAAGTTTTGCCGTATTACTATTCCAAGATATCATGGTAATTCCTGTAATGGCAATTATCCCATTATTAGCTGTATCTACTAAAGAACCTATTGCAACGGCTGCAGGTGGTAGCTGGCTTGATGGTGCACCTGTTTTTATGAAAACTCTTGCTATCTTAGGTGCAATCTCTACTATTTTCCTTGTCGGAAATTATATTGTCAATCCTTTATTCCGTTCTGTAGGTCGCCTACAAATTCGTGAAATATATACCGCATCTGCTTTATTGCTTGTTATTGGAGTGTCTTTATTAATGCAACAAGTAGGACTAAGCCCGGCATTAGGTGCATTTATCGCTGGTGTTGTATTAGCTAACAACCCTTATAAACACCAGTTAGAAAGTGATATCGAACCATTTAAAGCGCTCTTACTCGGTATCTTCTTTATTGCCGTTGGTTCTACAATTAACTTTGATATTATTGTTAACCAACCCCTAATCATCCTTAGTTTATTAGTTGGCTCAATGGCTATCAAAGCAATTGTCTTATTAGCAATTAGTAAATGGAAAAAATTCCCTAAAGATCAGTCTTTCCTTTTTGCTATTTTACTATCACAAGTTGGTGAATTTGCTTTCGTGATCTTAGCTTTAGGAAAAACAATTAACTTAATTAATCAACAATGGTATGATTACTTATTGGCTACTACAGCCTTGTCAATGGTAGTTACACCAATCTTATTGTTATTAAATGAGAAGTGGATTTCTCCTTATTTAGGATTAACTCCTTCTGCTACTGAACAACAAGAATACGACGACTTATCACATATTAGTGCTGAAAAGAAAATCGTTATTGCTGGTTTTGGAGACTTCGGAAATACTATCGGCCGTTTATTACAAGCAAATGATATTCCTACATTAGTATTAGACAACGACTCGGAACGTGTAAATCACCTTCGAAAATTAGGGTTTAACGTATATTATGGAGATGCAACATCTATCAATATTCTAAAATCAATTGGAGTTGACCAAGCCGATTATGTAATTGCAGCAATGGATCCACCAGAAGTGAATCAACATTTAGTTGCGGTACTGCGTAAAAACTTCCCTAATGTAGAAGTTATTGTTCGTGCTAAAAACCGTAAGAATGCTTATGAATATCTTCAAGACGGTTTAACTGAGGTTTATAGAGAAACTTTCTTTACTGCTGTTTATGTTGGAGCAACTATGTTAGAAAAAGTTGGTCTAAGCCACGAAGAAGCGAGAACGCAAAGCGAATTATTCATTAAGAGTGATAGAGCTTCTCTACGAAAATTAGCGAAGAATATTCACAACTTAGAGGATTATATCAATGTGTCAAGAATGGAATTTGCAGAACAATCAAGTATGCTTAAAGACAGCTTAAAACACAAAAGAAACCCAAGTACAGATGAATTTAGACAAGAGTAA